A stretch of Candidatus Eremiobacteraceae bacterium DNA encodes these proteins:
- a CDS encoding S41 family peptidase: MPVKVRIFTVFILVVAVLAAVWFGYVRRSADENPVHRMLVAYEANGFGSDGADGGAQSLTDEQDVAILDYSYEKLQESYYKPVDSSVLVHGELNGLTSYLKAQHVAAAFGAGADPSEDGANSLLRSAFATYGAKYGDDNLTFAAVSGMLNSLGDPYTVFLDPRDNRSLTELIDGGNFGGIGIYIGQDDKSKQTVIIEPITGTPADRAGLKAGDIIVSVDGHATKGLQLDPVMNLIRGKAGTTAHLLVQRQGQAPHTYAVTREEIHVPSVAYRMLDQDVGYIQLFDFGDTSAEEVNTALAKLSGQGAKAFVLDLRNNGGGLLNAAVDISSKFIADGPIVSIIDRSGRIETRDANGDAISRKPLVVLVNQFSASASEITAGAIQDTKVGALIGVKTFGKGVVQTIYPLPGLSAIKITTARYVTPAGRDINKKGIVPNIVVPMDPRLVGIPTRDVQLRAALEDIKKQLALAH, translated from the coding sequence GTGCCCGTCAAAGTCCGCATCTTCACCGTCTTCATCCTCGTCGTAGCCGTCCTCGCGGCCGTCTGGTTCGGATACGTCCGTCGATCCGCCGACGAAAACCCGGTGCATCGCATGCTCGTCGCCTACGAGGCGAACGGGTTCGGCAGCGATGGCGCCGACGGCGGCGCTCAGTCGCTCACCGATGAGCAAGACGTCGCCATCCTCGACTACAGCTACGAGAAGCTGCAAGAGTCGTACTACAAACCGGTCGACTCGAGCGTCCTCGTGCACGGCGAACTGAACGGGCTGACCTCATACCTCAAGGCGCAGCATGTCGCCGCCGCATTCGGCGCGGGCGCCGATCCGAGCGAAGACGGCGCCAATTCACTGCTCCGCTCCGCGTTCGCGACGTACGGCGCCAAGTACGGTGACGACAATCTCACCTTCGCGGCCGTCTCGGGCATGCTGAACTCGCTCGGCGACCCGTACACCGTGTTCCTCGATCCGCGCGACAACCGGTCGCTCACCGAGCTCATCGACGGCGGGAACTTCGGCGGCATCGGCATTTACATCGGGCAGGACGACAAGTCGAAGCAGACGGTCATCATCGAGCCGATCACCGGAACGCCCGCCGATCGCGCGGGGCTCAAAGCCGGCGACATCATCGTTTCGGTCGACGGTCACGCGACCAAAGGCCTTCAGCTCGATCCGGTCATGAACCTGATCCGCGGCAAGGCCGGCACGACCGCGCACCTGCTCGTGCAGCGCCAAGGTCAAGCGCCGCATACGTACGCGGTGACGCGCGAAGAGATCCACGTGCCGTCGGTCGCCTACCGGATGCTCGACCAGGATGTCGGCTACATCCAACTGTTCGATTTCGGCGACACGTCGGCTGAAGAAGTGAACACCGCACTTGCCAAGCTTTCGGGTCAAGGTGCGAAAGCGTTCGTCCTCGACCTGCGCAACAACGGCGGCGGGCTGCTGAACGCGGCAGTCGACATCTCATCGAAGTTCATCGCCGACGGCCCGATCGTGTCGATCATCGATCGCAGTGGCCGCATCGAGACGCGCGACGCGAACGGCGACGCGATTTCGCGCAAACCGCTCGTCGTGCTCGTCAACCAGTTCTCGGCGAGCGCCTCGGAGATCACCGCCGGCGCCATCCAAGACACGAAAGTCGGGGCGCTCATCGGCGTCAAGACGTTCGGCAAAGGCGTCGTCCAGACGATCTACCCCTTGCCGGGCTTGAGCGCCATCAAGATCACGACTGCTCGCTACGTGACGCCTGCCGGGCGCGACATCAACAAGAAGGGCATCGTTCCCAACATAGTCGTCCCGATGGATCCGCGGCTCGTCGGCATCCCGACGCGCGACGTCCAGTTGCGAGCCGCCCTCGAGGACATCAAGAAACAGCTCGCGCTCGCGCACTAG
- a CDS encoding S41 family peptidase: protein MKSRRYTAAFAAALLVTALGWAVSANADDVNRAMLDFAFSRAQTQFYKPTSDQALLDGAVSGMRLAVAAKHGDPSKLPALRSRNNQAADTIQLNDELAFASVRFDKTVGEKELSYAAIKGMMESLHDRWTVFMDPKEYRGLNEGLDGGNFPGVGVLIVIDQATQSPQVVQTIDGGPAAKAGVETGDILTAVNGKPTKGLSLDQDSGLLRGKEGTPVDLTVSRKSSAAPLTFHVLRATIHEPSVIGTVIDGDIGYVRVSVFGSTTGQEMSDALSKLDAQGVKGYVLDLRNNGGGYLDAAIDVSSKFIPDGPIVSIDSRTQPLTTFDADATSIAMRPLAVLVNGFTASASEITSGAIQDSGAGVIVGTRTFGKGVVQTIYPMPDGSAVKITTARYLTPKGRDINSIGIAPDIVVPDVKPSDLGNPQTDAQLQRAAAYIESKIPPSQS, encoded by the coding sequence GTGAAAAGTCGCCGATATACCGCGGCGTTCGCCGCCGCACTGCTCGTCACGGCCCTCGGCTGGGCTGTCTCAGCGAACGCCGACGACGTCAACCGCGCGATGCTCGACTTCGCGTTCTCGCGCGCGCAGACGCAGTTCTATAAGCCGACGTCGGATCAAGCGCTGCTCGACGGCGCCGTCTCCGGCATGCGCCTCGCGGTCGCGGCGAAGCACGGCGACCCGAGCAAACTGCCGGCGCTGCGGTCGCGCAACAATCAGGCCGCCGATACGATCCAGCTCAACGACGAACTGGCCTTCGCATCGGTTCGTTTCGACAAGACGGTGGGCGAGAAAGAGCTCAGCTACGCGGCGATCAAGGGCATGATGGAGTCGCTTCACGACCGGTGGACCGTCTTCATGGACCCGAAAGAATATCGCGGCCTCAACGAGGGGCTCGACGGCGGGAACTTCCCGGGCGTCGGCGTCTTGATCGTCATCGATCAGGCGACGCAATCGCCGCAGGTCGTCCAAACGATCGACGGCGGTCCAGCGGCGAAGGCCGGCGTCGAGACGGGCGACATCTTGACCGCCGTCAACGGCAAACCGACGAAGGGCCTTTCGCTCGATCAAGACAGCGGCTTGCTGCGCGGCAAGGAAGGGACGCCCGTCGATCTGACGGTGTCGCGCAAGAGCAGCGCCGCGCCGCTCACCTTCCATGTCTTGCGCGCGACGATCCATGAGCCGAGCGTCATCGGCACGGTCATCGACGGCGACATCGGCTACGTGCGCGTCTCCGTCTTCGGATCGACCACCGGTCAAGAGATGTCGGACGCGCTGTCGAAGCTCGATGCGCAAGGCGTCAAAGGCTATGTGCTCGACCTGCGCAACAACGGCGGCGGTTATCTCGACGCGGCGATCGACGTCTCGTCGAAGTTCATCCCCGACGGTCCCATCGTCTCGATCGACAGCCGCACGCAGCCGCTGACGACGTTCGATGCGGACGCGACGTCGATCGCGATGCGCCCACTGGCCGTGCTCGTCAACGGATTTACCGCGAGCGCATCGGAGATTACGTCGGGTGCCATCCAGGACTCCGGCGCCGGCGTCATCGTCGGCACGCGCACGTTCGGCAAGGGCGTCGTGCAGACGATCTATCCGATGCCGGACGGCAGCGCCGTGAAGATCACGACCGCGCGCTACCTGACGCCGAAGGGCCGCGACATCAACTCGATCGGTATCGCGCCAGATATCGTCGTGCCGGATGTGAAGCCGAGCGATCTTGGCAACCCGCAGACCGACGCGCAGTTGCAGCGAGCGGCCGCGTATATCGAGTCCAAGATCCCACCCTCTCAATCGTAG
- a CDS encoding AMP-binding protein — MAQPVWSPTAEHIENANITAFMRSEKIGSLEALWDFARADIAGFYDRLLRFIGLSWFEPYEQVLDLTRGAPFARWFSSGRYNASHNCLDKYVDAGRGDSEALVWEGEDGAIRSYTFAQLLAEVCRLAGALRSLGVESGDAVGIYMPLLPETAIALLAIGRIGAIAVPAFSGYGAPALATRLADSGAKVLITADGVPRRGKIVDMKSNADAALRDAPSVRNVVVVRRTRADVPWTRGRDIDWEDALRDQPGELDAVRTAANDPYLLLYTSGSTGKPKGAVHGHAGFPVKVQVDQFLCFDVKPADRMLWFTDMGWMMGPFLVLGALGLGATIVLYEGTPDYPAPDRLWNVVARHRATHLGIAPTAIRSLMVHGDDQPARHDLSSLRVLGSSGEAWNPEPYKWFSHHVGRDRCPIINYSGGTEVSGGILGCFPIRPLVPCAFHGPVPGMDADVVEADGRSVRGEVGELVMRQTWPGMTQGFWHDDERYLSTYWSRFPDVWVHGDWASVDADGYWYIHGRSDDTINVAGKRVGPAEYESALVAHRSVKEAAAIAVPDDLKGESVVCLVILRPGEKESEDLRTELGRTVAQSLGKALAPKAIRFVDDLPRTRNAKMMRRVARARYLRRSELGDLSALENPASLEAIDAAR, encoded by the coding sequence ATGGCGCAACCCGTTTGGTCGCCCACGGCCGAGCATATCGAAAACGCGAACATCACCGCCTTCATGCGATCCGAGAAGATCGGCTCGCTTGAAGCGCTCTGGGATTTCGCTCGCGCCGACATCGCCGGTTTCTACGATCGGCTGCTGCGCTTCATCGGGCTGTCGTGGTTCGAGCCGTACGAGCAGGTCCTCGACCTGACGCGCGGTGCGCCATTCGCGCGGTGGTTCTCGAGCGGCCGATACAACGCGTCGCACAACTGCTTGGACAAATACGTCGACGCAGGCCGCGGCGATAGCGAAGCGCTCGTCTGGGAAGGCGAAGACGGCGCGATCCGCTCGTACACGTTCGCCCAGCTGCTCGCCGAAGTGTGCCGGCTGGCGGGCGCGTTGCGCTCGCTCGGTGTCGAGTCGGGCGACGCGGTCGGCATCTACATGCCGCTGCTTCCCGAGACGGCGATCGCGCTGCTCGCGATCGGTCGCATCGGCGCGATCGCCGTGCCTGCGTTTTCGGGCTACGGCGCGCCCGCGCTCGCGACACGCCTCGCGGATTCCGGCGCGAAGGTGCTCATCACCGCGGACGGCGTGCCGCGCCGCGGCAAGATCGTCGACATGAAGTCGAACGCGGATGCGGCGCTTCGCGATGCGCCGAGCGTGCGCAACGTCGTCGTCGTGCGCAGGACGCGAGCCGACGTGCCGTGGACGCGAGGCCGCGACATCGATTGGGAAGACGCGCTGCGCGATCAGCCGGGAGAACTCGACGCGGTGCGAACGGCCGCTAACGACCCGTATCTCTTGCTCTACACGTCAGGGTCTACCGGAAAGCCGAAAGGCGCGGTCCACGGCCACGCCGGCTTTCCCGTCAAGGTGCAGGTCGACCAATTCCTGTGTTTCGACGTCAAACCGGCCGACCGCATGCTCTGGTTCACCGACATGGGATGGATGATGGGGCCGTTCCTCGTGCTTGGTGCACTCGGTCTCGGCGCGACAATCGTGCTCTACGAGGGGACGCCCGACTATCCGGCGCCCGACCGGCTGTGGAACGTCGTCGCGCGTCATCGCGCGACGCACCTCGGCATCGCGCCGACGGCCATCCGCAGCCTCATGGTGCATGGCGACGACCAGCCGGCGCGCCACGATCTGTCGTCGCTGCGCGTCCTCGGATCGAGCGGCGAGGCGTGGAATCCAGAGCCCTACAAATGGTTCTCGCATCACGTCGGGCGCGACCGCTGCCCGATCATCAACTATTCGGGCGGTACGGAAGTGAGCGGCGGCATCCTCGGCTGTTTTCCGATCCGGCCGCTGGTCCCGTGCGCGTTCCACGGACCTGTTCCCGGCATGGATGCCGACGTCGTCGAGGCGGACGGCCGCTCGGTGCGCGGTGAAGTCGGCGAGCTCGTCATGCGCCAAACGTGGCCGGGCATGACGCAAGGGTTTTGGCATGACGACGAGCGCTATCTCTCGACGTACTGGTCGCGCTTCCCCGACGTCTGGGTGCACGGCGATTGGGCGAGCGTCGACGCTGACGGCTATTGGTACATCCACGGGCGTTCGGACGACACGATCAACGTCGCGGGCAAGCGGGTTGGGCCGGCCGAGTACGAGAGCGCGCTCGTCGCGCATCGCTCGGTGAAGGAAGCCGCCGCGATCGCGGTGCCGGACGACCTCAAAGGCGAATCCGTCGTGTGTCTCGTCATCCTGCGCCCTGGCGAGAAAGAGAGCGAAGACCTCCGCACGGAGCTCGGCCGAACGGTCGCGCAGTCGCTCGGCAAGGCGCTCGCGCCGAAAGCGATCCGCTTCGTCGACGATCTGCCGCGGACGCGTAACGCGAAGATGATGCGTCGAGTCGCGCGAGCGCGCTACCTCAGACGCTCGGAGCTCGGCGATCTGTCTGCCCTCGAGAATCCGGCGTCGCTCGAGGCCATCGACGCAGCGCGATGA